One genomic region from candidate division WOR-3 bacterium encodes:
- a CDS encoding ferritin-like domain-containing protein — protein sequence MASKELLDLMNRAIARELQVSIQYMWQHVQVVGIKGFAVKDELKKIAITEMKHAEAIAERLNYLGGKPTTKPEPINVGDTLKERIEQDKKDEEGAIKLYKEIIEKARKEGDEVTRKLFEGILTDEEEHHDTFSTLLEEI from the coding sequence ATGGCATCAAAAGAATTACTCGATTTAATGAATCGGGCAATTGCCCGGGAATTGCAGGTCTCAATTCAATATATGTGGCAGCATGTCCAGGTGGTAGGCATAAAAGGGTTTGCTGTTAAAGACGAATTAAAAAAAATCGCGATAACCGAAATGAAACATGCTGAAGCGATTGCGGAAAGATTGAATTATCTCGGTGGCAAGCCCACAACAAAACCAGAACCGATAAATGTTGGAGATACTCTTAAAGAGAGGATCGAACAAGATAAAAAGGACGAGGAAGGAGCAATTAAACTCTATAAAGAGATAATTGAAAAGGCACGAAAAGAAGGTGATGAGGTAACACGCAAACTGTTTGAGGGTATCTTGACCGACGAAGAAGAACACCACGACACATTTTCCACGCTGCTCGAAGAAATATAG
- a CDS encoding thioredoxin family protein has product MLDDNVKNEVKKILGGLKEVVKIIVFTQESPIVMPTLECENCKDNRILMEELASLTDKIKIEIYDFLKDKSKAEELKIDKIPANIIQGDIDYGIRFYGLPAGYEFSTLLETIKLISNRDSNLAPELKEKIKTIAKTVAIKVFVTLTCPYCPAAAITAFKFAMESSLITAETINAQEFPHLAQRYAVFAVPKVVINETITFEGALPDHLFAEKIINAVQS; this is encoded by the coding sequence TGATAATGTAAAGAATGAAGTGAAGAAAATCTTGGGGGGACTTAAAGAAGTAGTTAAAATTATTGTTTTCACACAGGAATCCCCAATTGTTATGCCCACACTTGAATGCGAAAATTGTAAAGATAATCGAATATTAATGGAAGAGTTGGCAAGTTTAACCGATAAGATAAAAATTGAAATTTATGATTTTCTCAAAGATAAATCTAAAGCTGAAGAATTGAAAATAGATAAAATACCTGCAAACATAATTCAGGGAGATATTGATTATGGTATTAGATTCTATGGGTTGCCTGCGGGCTACGAATTTTCGACTTTACTTGAAACAATAAAATTAATATCAAATCGTGATTCCAATCTTGCTCCAGAGTTAAAGGAGAAAATAAAAACAATAGCGAAAACCGTTGCGATAAAGGTCTTTGTTACACTTACCTGTCCGTATTGTCCAGCAGCGGCAATAACTGCGTTTAAATTCGCTATGGAAAGTTCATTAATTACTGCCGAAACGATAAACGCCCAAGAATTTCCACACCTCGCCCAGCGCTATGCTGTTTTTGCCGTGCCTAAAGTGGTGATTAACGAAACCATTACTTTTGAAGGCGCTCTTCCCGATCATTTATTTGCTGAAAAAATAATTAATGCAGTTCAATCATGA
- a CDS encoding sulfurtransferase TusA family protein — translation MHLEKMASNPTAVVDCVGLFCPQPIFQTRQALDKLKSGEILELLADDPAAEEDIKAFCKRTGNELLSVEKNGGILKFLIRKT, via the coding sequence TTGCATTTAGAAAAAATGGCATCCAACCCGACTGCAGTTGTTGATTGTGTGGGGCTTTTCTGCCCCCAGCCAATCTTTCAGACCAGACAGGCACTTGATAAACTAAAATCAGGCGAAATCCTTGAACTTCTCGCTGATGACCCTGCTGCAGAAGAAGACATAAAGGCATTCTGCAAGCGAACCGGCAATGAACTCTTAAGTGTTGAGAAAAACGGTGGTATTTTGAAATTTCTAATTCGCAAGACATAA